A window of Nicotiana sylvestris chromosome 8, ASM39365v2, whole genome shotgun sequence genomic DNA:
TAAATACCTAGTTAGCCCCTTAAACTTGACAGAATTTGTAAATTAGACACTTCAACTTAGTTCGTGATCAGTTAGTCACTCTTACTTGACACATTTATGTCAAGTGAACAATCGGGTTTGACAATCTATACGCGTGAATGACAATCACAGATGGCTTGTTAAGCTAACAAATGAAAGGTAAAATACATAAACAGACACTTAAAGTTGGCATGAGCTGTCAACTAAACACTCAAACTTACCAAGTGATCATCTAAACACCTCTACTTGACTGAGGTTTGTCTCATGAAGTTCAAAATTTTTACTCTAGCATAATGTGCCGGTGTTCGAAAATTTCTTTCATGTGATATATCAGTGGGAGATGTTCGAAAATCCCTTCATGGGAAATCTCTATCATGATGCATATAATCTTAAATGGGAACATCTCAACTCATACTCTATATTAATATCCATTCAGGTCTGTCAAAAGTTCTACTTGAAAGGTAAATGGCATTTCCTAGTTTCACTTCTGTCAAAACTTTCTATTTGACCATGGCAAAAAGCGAATCTGATGAAAACACGAGACTTCCACACAATGTCACGTTATATTTCAGTTAAACTATGGTCATTGTCTATGCACAAGACACAGTGATTTGTGGTTATAATTCATGGTTTAGCACATTATATGCCTTGCGTTTTACATGCTTTAATGTTAAACTATACTTTATTTAAGCATAGTGGAGTCTATTTTATATGTAGGTGTATTGAAAATAAAAGTAGAGCTAAAGGGATGCTTAAACGTTGAAAGTGCGCTCGAGAACGGTGAAAAGGAGAAGTCGGGCAAAAGCCAGCTCGACTAGGCTTTAGCCTGGCGAGGCTAGCTTAAAGCCAGGCCCAACCAGGCGTTAGCCTGGCGACGCCAGCTTAAAGTCAGGCCTAAGGCCAGGTCCAGTCCGAGTTCTGAAGGTTTTAATTGTTTCCCGACTTGACTAGGAGTTGACCTACACGTTTAGGGCTTGCCccaaacatataaatagaccCAAAAATGCCATTTTGAAGGACTTTTGCAACCGGAGGCAAGAATAGCTCGTGGAACACTACTTGGGAGTTCAAATCATTGATTTCTACATCCCTCTATCTTTACTCTGTAATTTAATTATGCAAATTACTTTGAATGTTGTTACTATGAGTATGAGTAGCTTAACTcataatctagggttttgatggaacctgttgaaggaTGATTTTCTTGTTACGTTAATATATATTTGCCATAGTATTCTCTccatttgttcaactatatgcttgttgttgttgattgaagggccctcaattaactgttcctatttagtgtgcattactcgggagagagtgcatatttaggtagttgttgaacatcatcactcctaacgtatatgagggatcaatacgaagggtttaaaggtgggattagggataacgaaaccttgggtgcgatctaagtgagttgtATTTAATgctagctagcgtaattcgggaggatatgtctagtatattgttgtaattactcggAAGAGAGTTACGcagtcagagtgctcatgatcgatagagaaaacttaggcaaatttatagcaaaCGTAGCGGACAAGATTCCGACAATAAGGAAAATCAGAACCTTAGATCATTCCCATCTTGTTTACAAACCGTTAGTAGTTTGTTATTAATTATTGCATTTTCATTACGTAATATTTAGTTAGTAAACATCCAACCTATTACTTAAATATCTCTGAAGATTGAATACGTGAATTTGTGTAAGTCCAATAGCTGTGATTGATTGGTTAATTTcctatgggattcgactccggacttgttaaCCGGAATATATTTACAGCGACCTATttatcctttttataaggcatagttgggcgtgatcacatAATAAACATGTATCAAACTTCAACCAAATACCCTTGTTCTTGAGTTAGGATATAACATTGACACTCTTTTACCTATCTAAGGATAGCAAAATTTTCTATAAATCAGATTTTTGCTAAGGATGTTCAAGATTTAAAATATATGTATAAAAAGTAATTTTTGACCTATATATGCACTATAAATTTTTATATACACTATCATTTTTCGACGAAGGAAGTTGAACTTACCACCACCCTTTGCTCGTATTGTTTGTAGGCTTGTGAATGGTAACACATACATATACTGCTAACAAGCAGCAACAGCTAGCAACACGGGGGTCAAAGAACATAGTCTGCACCATCTTCATGATCTTAGACTACGTAaagtaaaatatttaaaaaagacaGTTCCCCCACATTACTGAAAAAAGGCATTACTACAGCTTGACTAAAAGAGAATTCACACTGTGAGACTGATTACaaaacaacacaagcaattcaATAGTGATTCATTAAAAAGATATATTTGCATACTATTAGAGACCTAAATAGTACCAAGAAAGATCAACTGGAATTGAATTCAAAAAATAATCATCCGTTAGAGAATATTACAATGAAAGAGCATAAATAATTCCCTAAACTTTATCTTGGTAAGGCAGAAAACATAAATAAATGGCCAAACCTAAATGACTTGAGCTTCTTTTAATCTAAAATGCACGTAATGGAGGTAAGTGCAATCCCCTTTTGATATCAGAATGACGGTACAACCCAAGTTGGGGGACAAATAGGACTAAGTGAAATGTCAGGATAAAAAGATCGAATTTTTTTCATCTACAAGACTGTAAGCCCCCATATCTACTAAAAACTTAGAAGTGTCAATAGAAATTGATGCATTACATCCCAAAAAATAGCTCTATGTCCCAAGAATTTTATCTTTTTTACTTCTCTATTGATTACATCTAGTTCCCAGACTAGATATTTATAGGTCTTATAACCTGTATTGGGTCCATTATAGATGTTATGGACAGCATTAGGTCCATCTAATTTCTGATATTTAGAAAATTGTGCAATTAATAATAATTTACCTGATTCTTCAATCAACTAGATATAAATGCTTTCGAAACGGCCAAATTATATCAGGAAGTTCTGGCCAGTTCATTGTTACTTTCATGATACGGGAAAACGGTGAAGAGAACAATAAATTTGCTTTTGAGGACATTTATATAGGAGCTTAATATAATCCCGTTTGGACAAGAATTTGGAATCCAAAATAACAGGATTTCTCCATCTGTCAAACCCAGTTCGAGTTGCTTTTGGACTTTTTTTACTTTAACTGAATATTGGGGTAACAATAAAATATGCTACGCTTCATCTTAGGAATAATAAAAAGTTGAAATAGTAAAAGCGTGAAACGTCGTAAGTATATGGAAATACTTAACGTTAGTAAGTCTAGAAATAAATGGGAGAGAATTTTCCAAAAGCTAAAATCAGAAAAAGTCAATCATAAATTCACGACCACCACACTGAACTTTTTGTTTAATTAGTTACAAGAACTAGGAACCATTGCTAATAAGTAATTAAAGTTTTTTAACTTTCTTTCCCTTTTGACAGGGAGTAATAATGACGTGATTtagaaaatagaaaaggaaacaaTATGACGAGATGAAGCAAAATCTTCGTCGGCAACCGTCCTTTTCAAGTTAGGAGTacaatttttgttctttttttactttccttttcttttagtggtATACAAATTggagaaaaaaaattcaaactttgACTTTTTCATCctttttttatttctaattttcagaAAATGCAATTTGCCCAACATTGAGAAGGAATGCTCAGAGTGAAAACTTTGGGAAGGTCAAAATACAAAGTAGAACTACAAAGAAGCCAAAGGATATTAATATACATATAAAATAAAAGTTACCTAATTATATAGTATAATTTTTTGATAAATATAAATTGACACCCCTGGAAAACATGTGGCTCTGCTATTATGTACCCTTTTAAAACGTACactcagacctctctataacaacatctctatataacaatcattcactataaaagccaaattTTTTCTGAACCGagttttatattatattataatatatgtcTTTTATAACAATACTTTACTATAGCGGCcaaaaaatatcggaacaaacGAGATTgctatagagaggtttgactgtataactaaaatttgaaacttttttCTTTATATACCAAACATCTTTTTCGCATTTTGGCAATGCAAAATTGCTTACAGGGGCGGACCCACCTTATAGTAaagggttcaattgaacccgcttcgttaaaaaaattaattattttccaTGTTAATTTCTTCAGAAAATCATGAAAGTAGAGACTGTAATATGAGATGAACCCAGTTGACAGAAATGGAAACCGTGGAGCAGCGGCAAAGAGTTTACTAAGCAAGGGCGGAGGTCACAAGTTCTAATCTATGTGGGAGTGGAAACgcatttttttcctttctttttgttGTGAATTCTTATTATGTTAAATTTCTTACAGttataagttttttttttcaatttggttaaatatttttttaaaattttaaaattctaaaaattaaaactaattggtaatttttttaaaaattcccaACTTCGATTTAAAAAAGCGTTAATGACTTTATTTTGTGGTCGCATGATGAACAAAACTGAGTAGTGAGTAATTCTATTTACCGGTACCGGTTATACAAGTCGCTACTATGCTTTTAACGAAATTCGTTTGTATAAAATTTTAGGCCTGGCCACTATTTGCTTATGGTACTACATTGGTGTAAATTAGAAGTTACactacccaaaaaaaaaaaagttactttAATATAAAATGATGGCCTACAATGTTGGTACTTGAAGATAGTAGGTGTCTTATTATTTTGAAACAAGGGCCAAAAtatataaaatgaaaaagaagtttGATGGAGTAGTATAAATGAAGGACTTTTCGGTTCTCCAtttccaacttaaaattcaaGCAACTACCAAGCAACTTCCATTCTTGTCCTTTTTCCATCCCTTTTGCTTCAATTCATACGCTTCCCCTGTATTTTTGTATACGTGTATAAGTGCACGTCCTTATACACTGTAAAAAGCACACTCAAAATACCAGTTAAATCAAGTGTATATGTCAGACAACCATATCCGGCGAAGATTTCCGGTAAGCCGGAGAGCTAGGAACAGACCACTAAAACCGTCGCTGTCGGGTCATCGGAGGTATACGCCTGTGCCGGTGAAGCGCCGATCATCGAAGCAGCATAGTAGGGATACTAATTATAGGACGCTAGAGAGATGTAAATCAGAGCCTTGTATTTTGAAAATTGGAGTCATTGACTTTGACGATGATCTCGGCCAGGATGTGACGGCACCGTCGTTAGAAATCCTTTTGCGGCCACAAACTTGTTCGGACATATTCTGGTCTCCTGATTATCATAATTCTGGATCTCCGCAGAGTTTTCAGGTACTTTTTTCCGGAAATTATGTAAAGGTATTTTAGTTGTTCGATCGGTATATCAAAAGGACTGTTTGTTTGCTTGCTATTCGTAATTGATATTTCATTATTCGAGGTATTACTTGTTTACATTTTTTTGTTTATATTCATACTATTTGAGTTTAGCTTAGaaaatgattttttcttttttaaaaactaATTTAGATGTGGTTATAGTTACCTGCATAAAAAGGTAATATTAGCATTAGTGTAGCATTTGTTAGTTGTTACAGTCTGTTTATTAACAAAATTAGTAAATTCATCATTACCTGAGCAATTACTCTTTGGATTGGCCTATTCAACTGCTAATTAGCTAACCTTACTCCAAATATTCATTTGGAAACTTGGATTTGGTGCATGAATGAATTAATGGGATAAGATTATTGTGATCGTCTATTCATATCATAAATATTTCGTGTCGAAAATAGTAACTTCAATTAAACTCAGTCTCATCGGCTGCGAGTCGTGCATACGGATCTAGGATTCTAGAATATGGGTGCACCAttgaaaaagcaagaaaaaagAAGTATTGTAAATGAGAATCGATTCATGTTCATTTGGATAAATAACTTAGTATTCAACCAAGTGCACCATTCAAACTTTTTGGAACATGGAGGTCATCAACATATAATAGTAGATCAATTTTATACGAAATACATACTCCAGAAAGACCATGAGTTTACGTGTACCGTAAAAAATATCTAAATTCACCCCTAGAGTCGCGCGAAGTAGGCCAACCCCCGTTCTGAGCCTTAGCGTACTTACAACCTTTCTTGATATCTAATATTTGTAAAAATATTGTGCAGCACGGGTATGAGAAGGAGGCAAAAGTTGTGGTTAATGTGACAGTTGAAGGTAGTCCAGGACCGGTGCGAACCATGGTCAAGTTGGGATCAAGTGTTGACGAGACAATAAGACATGTCATAGACAAGTATAGTGAAGAAGGCCGCACTCCTCGGCTTGATAAAAATGCTGATTCATCGTTTCAATTGTACCAGTCTTACTTCAGTCTTCAAAGTAAGTCCTAATTACACCTCAAATTCACTATAGCCAAATTCTGGAAATGCTGAGTCTAAGTACAAATTTTGATACCTCTAAAATAAATTGATTCTGTATTCTTTAAGCTACATCTTTAATTCTTATGTCTGTCAAACCCAGGAAACATGTATAAACTCTTAGGGATCGTTTGGTACAAGGGATAAGGGATAATTAATCTCGGGATTAAATTTAAGATGAGTTTATCCCATGTGTAGTTGAGATAAAATCACGGTATAACTAACCTCGAGATTAGTTATCCCAGGATTGAAGTGTTATTCTTATCTCTATGGAAGGATGGGATAACAATTTCGGCATAACTAATTCTGGGATAATTAACCCGGCAGAATAAAAGTTTAGCAGATTAGTGATCTTGCGGCCTTAAGATTATACAAATTAACATCTTTCATCCGCAAACTACATTGTGACAATATATAGGATGATATTTGTAATTTAAATAAATGATGTTAGGACTAATATTTATATTTAATGTACCTAAGTCATGACTGGTATTTAAATACAGTTGGTGTATAAGCCCTTTCTTTGTTGAAAGGCCATTCTCCTGTACTTGATATAAGGTTGGCTGATGAAACATAGAAAATTTATCTTTGGCTCGCATAGTAATTGTTTAACTTTTTTGTCATATTGACAAGTTAGTAAAAGATAATGTTTGAATGAAACAGTTGCCTCTTTGTCCAGTCTCGAAATGTCATGCTACATGTTAAAATTAATACGTAGTGTAGCTATTTGTAAATTTCAGCTTGTgatttatctttttttctttcaaaggGAAATATATGTGATAGATTAGATTATAAGTTTTATGCACGGTGAGTGTAAAACATTTCCACAATTAGATCATTAAAATATAATTACATGTGAATATCTGTAAAAATCATTGTCTAGTAACCTCAAGAGAAAAGTAACCTACTAAAATCAGTTGAATTATACTGATGGTGTAAACATTCTTTATATTAtaattttccttttgttttatcttctttttcacaTTTTCTTCCTTCTTTGATAATTTTGTATTTCATTGATATAGGCTTGAGTAATACAGATATGATTGGAGATGTTGGAAGCAGAAGTTTTTATCTTCGAAAAAGTAATAGTAGTAATGCAAGTTACCAGGAAATAGCATTAGAGATTGCTCCGGTTAAGGCAAATTCCCATCCACTCGTTATTTCCCATGGATTCTTTGGTCGCaagataaataaaataattagaagaTCATGTAAGCTATGGAAAATCCTTGGTTGCATGCAGTGTTCTGGATGACACAATATTACCACAACACAGGTGAATCCAGAATTTTATACTAGTGTGATATATGTACTACTATTCGATGATAGAGTAGCATGAGTATTAGATTTGCTACTCAACTTAAAAGAATTTTAATATAAAATGTAATGAGAAAAGATAACAATTTAACGTGTACTCCTGAATTTATTCAAGGTGCATTCGTCCAAACACCGCTGTATTGGTGTTCGGACCAATGGATTTACAATTTACTAAACCACTGGTGTTATGAGAAAAGATATATACAATTTAACGTGTACGCCTGAATTTAGTCAAGGTGCATTCGTCCGAACACCAGCATATCACCAccgttatttttttttaaaaattgtatTAAAATATATCGAGCTCAATATGTGtaactatatatataaataattatgCTATCATTGAGGTAGGAAAACTATTTAAACATTTGTCTAATAAATTTTTATAATAACAATATTGATTATTGTTTACTTGTCAAGTTATTGTTATGGTAAAATTTTAAAGGACCAAATAAAATGGCGGTCGCATAGTAGTGCACCCATCCTTCTGAAATCCCGGATCCCTGAATCTTTCAGCTATCAAGACGTTAGTCTACGAAAACGTTTAGTGTCCATAATCTTTTGTGGTTTAAAGATTGAGTCGTCTCTAGAGGAGTTTCACTTTTACCTTTTCAAATATTGGATACAAGTGAAAAATCTTGTTTAAATATCTGGTGGTCCAGGTTAGGTCGGATAATTAATGGGCGTTTATTGCTAATTATAACATTAGTAAAGTGACGGCCAGGGAAAAAACATGGATTAGCTGTAAACTTGACTACTACTCATTTGGTACGAGGGATAAGGGATAATTTATTTCGTGATTGAATTTAAGATGAGTTTATTCCATATTTGGTTGGGAATTAGGATAAAATCGTGGTATAACTAATCCGGgattataatattattttatcCCTATGAAAGGGTGAGATAACTAATCTCGGAATAATTAATCATAGAATAACTTGTTTTCCGATCGAACGGCCCCTTAACTATATATTTAAGATGTTAAGTGTCAAACAGACCTTTATCGGTAAAATAACTACTCCCTCccgtccaaaataagtgattttttggccaTAATTTTGTGtttcaaaat
This region includes:
- the LOC104246666 gene encoding uncharacterized protein At4g22758-like isoform X1, with the protein product MSDNHIRRRFPVSRRARNRPLKPSLSGHRRYTPVPVKRRSSKQHSRDTNYRTLERCKSEPCILKIGVIDFDDDLGQDVTAPSLEILLRPQTCSDIFWSPDYHNSGSPQSFQHGYEKEAKVVVNVTVEGSPGPVRTMVKLGSSVDETIRHVIDKYSEEGRTPRLDKNADSSFQLYQSYFSLQSLSNTDMIGDVGSRSFYLRKSNSSNASYQEIALEIAPVKANSHPLVISHGFFGRKINKIIRRSCKLWKILGCMQCSG
- the LOC104246666 gene encoding uncharacterized protein At4g22758-like isoform X2, coding for MSDNHIRRRFPVSRRARNRPLKPSLSGHRRYTPVPVKRRSSKQHSRDTNYRTLERCKSEPCILKIGVIDFDDDLGQDVTAPSLEILLRPQTCSDIFWSPDYHNSGSPQSFQHGYEKEAKVVVNVTVEGSPGPVRTMVKLGSSVDETIRHVIDKYSEEGRTPRLDKNADSSFQLYQSYFSLQSLKTEEKVLNLGSRTFFLCPKPSTAVKAKATPTSPLRLTKLMDFLL